The region GGTTGAGCTTCGGTAACCAACTCCAACAACCGCGCGAACCGAGCGATAGTCATCACGTGCCTAAGCCTAGGCACGTGCGGTACGGCGTGGGCCCAGCGAACACCCCGCCGGCCGCGAGCGTGGTTGGCTCGTGGGTCCGGGTGGAGTGCATTACCGGCACGTGGGTCGACCACGGCAACTGCTTAGGCCGTACGGAccaagagaaaataataaaccTCGACCGCGACACGTGTCCGGCCTTCATATCCGACGGCCAGAACAGAGTGAGGTGGGCCAACGCCGCCTACCGTAACCTATTGGGTCAGCGCGCCACCGACGGCGGCGAAGCGGTGGTGTGCGTGGTGATGGGCGACGGCGTACGGCTACCGCCGTCCAGCCCGGCGGCGTTCACGTGCCGTGTAAGGGTGGTCACGTGCGGGAAGGAGAAGAGCTCTAAAGTTCTCCTCTGTGATGTGTGGAGAATGAGCGGCGGCGGACATGCATGGAGGTTAGATACAGAGGCTGCTCTATCCTTATAGGTACGTGAAAATGTGAAATACAAGCTAAGGATTATGGAATGCATGGAATTAATCCAACAGTCAACAACGTACGCAGGGGAAAGAAAAAAACCTTtgtcaaattgtaaatattgttTGTAGTTGTGTGACAGAAAAATTCACAACCATTGCGTACTGGAGCTTTGGAATGACCGTGAATCTGCAgttttactttaatttggtgGTTTGCATGTGCTTTAGAATTTGTTCAAAGAGTTTTTTAAGTATAAATGGAAGATGACTGTAAGATCTAATGTACCTTTTTAAAATCTAGCTAACCAGGTTGCATTTCCCTTTTAAATTTATTCTCTTActatgtttttatgttttttttttggtacgttttacaatattttttgtagaaaaacacataaattttcgttaaaattttggaagataaaataataacaataaaaggAAGTGGTAAACACCCCTTCTTACAATCAGTCATAGAAAGAGATTCTTGGAGGAATATATGAGCAACTCTATTTAATGGTTTTTTGGTGAAAGGTAAGttacattttataatattaagaataGATTATTTGTTGGataggatgagaactgaattctaGATATCAAGTAAGGTTTTTGATTTTAGCAGATTTACAGTAAGCATTGGAAAGATGTTTGATCACTTtctgatataaaaattatgttctACTTACTTTTATCATTTCTTTAGGTGGCAGAGaacattttgtataataataagttGAATGTAGttatattttctcatatttttaCCTCGTATCATCTCTAATGAATTTACTAAGTCCCTATGTATAAAACGTACACTATAGCCAACTATCTTACTAATAAGTCTAAGACAATCATGGATAATGGAGCGAACATACATCCGGTTCTCCTTAGAGCCCATCAAACTAGACAAAGAAAATAGAACAATCTGACTCAACCTGTACATTTAAgtaatgatttttaattttaatccatCCTAGAACCTCCTTCATTGCTAGTGTTTCCGCCCTGAGGGGCTCTTGAATACACCAAAGGGGGCCATTACCAACAACTTCAAACATTCCTACACCAGAAAAGAGGGCAAAATCGTAAGTGGAACCACCGGTAGACAGAGAGATACCGGCATCACTGGCTAGTACAGCTCATACACGGTGTGCATAAGGATAAGCACACAAGACATGCATGAAATCTCTACCCTTCTTAGCCTAAGATTAACAGTGGTAGGTAAGATATTCTTGCGAGCTCTCCATATAAAGTTCCGACTCTAGATACGCCCCACAAACTTTCCTCTTCCGTTGCATAGTCCCCCATTCAATATACTTACATTGTATCATCACATCAAATTTTATTCCGTGTATGTCAACACATGGTAGCAATTAACATTATACTGACACCACACTGCTGAACAACAGCAACTACTCCCTTTTATAAAAAGGAATTATATCTCACCCTTTCAAATGTTTATACATTATTTCTCACCCTTTCAAATGTTTATTAGCGAAATAAAGTCATTAACTTATTTTGAGTTTATAAATCAACCAATTAAATATTACCCTATACTTCATACTCATTATTACGTGCATTATCCAAAGCGTCATACTTAACGACTaattcatatattataataataaataaatattattcagCCACAACAATATACTGCAATTTTTTGGTTTCATAGTTTGGATGAAGCAGTAGAAACAGCCTGCGCAACCAGTTCTCTTCTCAAGATCTT is a window of Ipomoea triloba cultivar NCNSP0323 chromosome 11, ASM357664v1 DNA encoding:
- the LOC115995698 gene encoding uncharacterized protein LOC115995698, with protein sequence MCSSRKMDGRGGCCIARYTGGAAYDASKVGRIMLRFRPIAPKPAADGSVSGASSVAENKEVRTTAARRKRRYVRDIESTGKTATGVNPNRRPCKKRKAVTAVTEEEKENESNGKTESGGSSVSSLERETVITLPLLPEKPERKDFPATETPARESKKQEQKDPVWLSFGNQLQQPREPSDSHHVPKPRHVRYGVGPANTPPAASVVGSWVRVECITGTWVDHGNCLGRTDQEKIINLDRDTCPAFISDGQNRVRWANAAYRNLLGQRATDGGEAVVCVVMGDGVRLPPSSPAAFTCRVRVVTCGKEKSSKVLLCDVWRMSGGGHAWRLDTEAALSL